The following proteins come from a genomic window of Mycobacterium sp. DL:
- a CDS encoding DUF456 domain-containing protein yields MSTAGIILVALAIAVGLVGIIVPILPGALLVIAAIGVWAFVESTTVSWVTFGVAAVFFGAAEVIKYVWPVKRMRRAEVRTSVLVIGAVAGFVGFFVIPVIGLLIGFIAGVFAAELAIRRDATRAWASTVHALKGVALSIGVELTGALLATITWAIGVWVTVG; encoded by the coding sequence TGGCGATCGCTGTCGGCCTGGTGGGCATCATCGTGCCGATCCTGCCCGGCGCGCTTTTGGTGATCGCGGCCATCGGGGTGTGGGCGTTCGTCGAGAGCACGACGGTGTCGTGGGTGACGTTCGGCGTCGCGGCAGTGTTCTTCGGCGCCGCCGAGGTCATCAAATACGTCTGGCCGGTCAAACGCATGCGCCGCGCCGAGGTGCGGACTTCCGTGCTGGTCATCGGGGCGGTGGCCGGATTCGTCGGCTTCTTCGTCATTCCGGTGATCGGTCTGCTCATCGGCTTCATCGCGGGCGTGTTCGCCGCCGAACTCGCGATTCGCCGCGACGCCACCCGAGCGTGGGCGTCGACGGTGCACGCCCTCAAAGGTGTCGCGCTGTCGATCGGCGTGGAGTTGACGGGTGCGCTGCTGGCGACGATCACCTGGGCGATTGGCGTGTGGGTGACCGTCGGCTGA